The Panicum virgatum strain AP13 chromosome 3N, P.virgatum_v5, whole genome shotgun sequence genome includes the window AGGGCACGGTGTAGAGCAGCCCGTGGGGGCTGAAGACGGGGTCGTCGGCGGCGTAGTCGTTCACCTCCCAGCCGGACGCCGCGCGGATCACCTCCAGGAGGAAGCACCCGTCGGTGACCATGAGCTCAACGAACCGCTcctcgccagcggcggcgcgccacTCGCCGCCGAGCCCCTCGTACGCGCCCTCCAGCCGCTCgtactcctccgccgccgccccgccggcgaCCACGGCCGCGAACTCCGccagcggccggcgcgcgcggcggaggaagTGGACCAGGGCGCGGCGCTTGTGCGCGTCCATGGGGCGCAGCTGGGCCTCGCCGTGGTGGAACGGGCCCAGGGACACCACCTGCGGCCGGTACGCCTTCGGGTTCAGGTCCTTGATGCACGCCGGCACGTGGTAGATgcagtgccgccgccaccgtgccacctcctcctccgacgcgccgccatccgccaccacggcctccacctccgccacccACGCGCTCTCCTCGATCCTGCGGTCACGCCGgcaggccgccattccctccGGCCTTGCTCTCCGCTGCTGATGAGTCTGCTTCCCCAGGACCTCCACAGCTGACAACCGGTTTATGAAGAAGGACGAGGTCCCATAGTCAGGCCGCTGCAGATTGCCAAGATGCAGCGGAGCGAAGAATAAAgtgaaagagggagggaggaatgCACACTTCGATGAAAGCTGGGATGGCGAAGACTGGAGAGAGCAACAGGAAGAAGGCTTGCCATGTAGGGAAGGAACTTCCAGATGCAGCAAAAAGTTTGGAATGGAATAGTGACAGCAAACTTGAAATAGTAAGCGAAGGAGCAGGAACATACCGAGCAAGGGATACTGTTACAAGTGATGTGGTAAATAAGGCGCACAACAGCAGAGGTCGGCGCTTCGGCACAAGAATTACAAGACTGGTGGT containing:
- the LOC120666187 gene encoding uncharacterized protein LOC120666187, which gives rise to MFLLLRLLFQVCCHYSIPNFLLHLEVPSLHGKPSSCCSLQSSPSQLSSKCAFLPPSFTLFFAPLHLGNLQRPDYGTSSFFINRLSAVEVLGKQTHQQRRARPEGMAACRRDRRIEESAWVAEVEAVVADGGASEEEVARWRRHCIYHVPACIKDLNPKAYRPQVVSLGPFHHGEAQLRPMDAHKRRALVHFLRRARRPLAEFAAVVAGGAAAEEYERLEGAYEGLGGEWRAAAGEERFVELMVTDGCFLLEVIRAASGWEVNDYAADDPVFSPHGLLYTVPYIRRDMLLIENQLPLLVLDRLLAVETGKDGVRVLQVQVLRADFELDLIICTMELFKLFGTDVMKLLIWLKIIAVLF